One genomic segment of Anguilla anguilla isolate fAngAng1 chromosome 2, fAngAng1.pri, whole genome shotgun sequence includes these proteins:
- the LOC118221128 gene encoding U1 small nuclear ribonucleoprotein 70 kDa-like: protein MTQFLPPNLLALFAPRDPIPYLPQLEKLPHEKHHNQPYCGIAPFIRHFEDPRDAPPPTRAETRDERLERKRREKIERRQAVVETELKLWDPHNDPNAQGDAFKTLFVARVNYDTTESKLRREFEVYGPIKRIYIVYNKRTGKPRGYAFIEYEHERDMHSAYKHADGKKIDGRRVLVDVERGRTVKGWQPRRLGGGLGGTRRGGADVNIKHSGRDDTSRYDERPIGGDRDRDRGGDRRAERSRESDREKDRGERRRSRSRERRRRSTRSRERERGDRAAVVPGPGVGGIGDESGGGSRRRDRERERGVAGGDSRSRERSRDRERKRRSRSRDRKRDRERGKGGGEEGGDGGMGLGDVMGDGGERMLEDPNSADLGNPGRDEGNMEGDDRGRERGERDRERDRDRDRRRSHRDKDRDRDRERRRGDRDRDRDREHKRDRGDRERGGERRDDRQPAPPSSLLPPSLVQDGGSNSEDMPMPEEGSQDGMMDQESVQSGEGYISNENGYKMEPQVEEY, encoded by the exons ATGACTCAGTTTCTACCACCAAACCTTTTGGCACTGTTTGCTCCTCGGGACCCCATACCCTATCTGCCTCAGCTGGAGAAACTGCCCCATGAGAAACATCACAACCAACCATATTGCGGCATTGCCCCTTTTATCAGGCACTTTGAG GATCCCAGAGATGCTCCTCCACCCACAAGAGCGGAGACCAGGGATGAGAGACTGGAACGAAAG AGACGAGAGAAGATTGAAAGGAGACAAGCAGTAGTGGAGACTGAACTCAAGTTGT GGGATCCCCACAATGACCCTAATGCTCAGGGAGATGCCTTCAAGACTCTGTTTGTGGCACGTGTG AACTATGATACGACTGAGTCCAAGCTTCGGCGTGAGTTTGAGGTGTACGGGCCAATCAAAAGG ATCTACATTGTTTACAATAAGAGGACAGGCAAACCCAGGGGCTATGCGTTCATAGAGTACGAGCACGAGAGGGACATGCATT CGGCCTACAAGCATGCTGACGGAAAGAAGATTGATGGGAGGCGGGTTTTGGTTGATGTTGAGAGGGGGCGCACAGTCAAGGGTTGGCAGCCCCGCAGGCTGG gtgggggtttgggtggtACACGGAGAGGAGGTGCTGATGTCAACATCAAGCATTCTGGTCGAGACGACACATCTCGGTACGATGAGAGACCTATCGGCGG GGATCGGGACCGAGACAGGGGAGGCGACCGTCGAGCAGAACGGAGCCGAGAGAGCGACCGAGAGAAGGACCGAGGGGAGCGGAGGAGGTCCAGGTCTAGAGAGAGACGCAGGCGCAGCACGCGCtcgcgggagagggagagaggcgaCCGCGCAGCCGTGGTGCCGGGCCCCGGAGTGGGGGGCATCGGGGACGAAAGCGGAGGAGGCAGCAGGCggcgggacagggagagagagaggggggtagcGGGTGGGGacagcaggagcagagagagaagcagagacagGGAAAGGAAAAGGAGGAGTAGGAGCAGGGACAGGAAGCGGGACAGGGAGcgagggaagggaggaggagaggaagggggagacgGCGGTATGGGGTTAGGCGACGTCatgggagatggaggagagaggatgCTGGAGGATCCCAACTCTGCCGACCTGGGCAACCCTGGGCGCGATGAGGGAAACATGGAAGGGGACgacagggggagggagcgcggggagagggacagggagagagacagagatagggACAGGAGGCGCAGCCACAGGGACAAAGACAGGGAtcgggacagagagaggaggcggggggaccgagacagggacagggacagagagcacAAGCGAGACAGGGGCGAccgagagagaggcggagaaaGGAGGGATGATCGAcagccggccccgccctcctctctgctcccgCCCTCTCTGGTCCAGGATGGAGGTAGTAACAGTGAGGACATGCCAATGCCAGAGGAGGGCAGTCAGGATGGAATGATGGACCAGGAGTCAGTGCAGTCTGGAGAAGGTTACATCTCGAATGAGAACGGCTACAAGATGGAGCCACAGGTTGAAGAGTACTAA